One window from the genome of Halostella litorea encodes:
- a CDS encoding sensor histidine kinase translates to MTEPNRVLCVSNDATRRERVATALEDGDSRLTVLTAAGFEAAVEYVAEGASDAVDVVVTDDETVASAPAILRAIREHHPDLPLVVLSEFTADGRRATAISEVVGFDGPLDDADAGGDVVAHVTGLLDDLAATGGTTDDPGADQPGDRSGAGPDEDDDNAARDDIVMPVKRELVDASSPIDIERAVCDRLTRDGRFVFAWIGEYDEGERQVVPWVTGSAVEGWPVSETFPVDSDGPETLVERVLRSRETAVVQDAAERPGTVPWADAAAEHGCSACILAPLMAGDERYGVLGAYSRTPIGDGERAAVAEIAGSVSNVLHSMALEGRIEQQERTLHRYERLVETVGDGMYALDEDGHFMTVNNGLVGMTAYSREGLLGEHVSIVMDEDDVEAGRDRIRELLCEDGPDATAMEMDVHTKDGRTIPCENQIALLVDDDGRFNGTVGVLRDITERKRRERELRRQNERLEAFAEIVSHDLRNPLSVAQGYVDLALESGSTDRLDNVDEALSRMEDIIGDVLALARHGQTVTEPEAVDLTEAVETAWGNVSTEAASLSLGELGVVAADRSRLLRLLENLFRNAVEHGGSDVTVTVAPLAAGDDLGGGFYVADDGRGMPDHVREHAFDSEFTTSEEGLGIGLWVVREVAHAHGWTVTATESEGGGARFEFADVDREA, encoded by the coding sequence ATGACGGAGCCAAACCGCGTCCTGTGCGTCTCCAACGACGCGACACGGCGCGAACGCGTCGCAACGGCGCTCGAAGACGGGGACTCGCGACTGACCGTGCTGACCGCGGCCGGGTTCGAGGCGGCGGTCGAATACGTCGCGGAGGGGGCGAGCGACGCCGTCGACGTCGTCGTCACCGACGACGAGACGGTCGCCAGCGCGCCGGCGATCCTGCGGGCGATCAGGGAACACCACCCAGACCTCCCGCTGGTCGTCCTCTCGGAGTTCACCGCGGACGGCCGCCGGGCGACGGCGATAAGCGAGGTCGTCGGCTTCGACGGCCCGCTCGACGACGCAGACGCGGGCGGCGACGTCGTCGCCCACGTGACGGGCCTGCTCGACGACCTGGCTGCGACTGGGGGGACGACCGACGACCCCGGGGCCGACCAACCGGGCGACCGGTCCGGGGCCGGACCGGACGAAGACGACGACAACGCCGCCCGGGACGACATCGTGATGCCGGTCAAGCGGGAACTGGTCGACGCGTCGTCGCCAATCGACATCGAACGGGCCGTTTGCGACCGGTTGACCCGGGACGGCCGGTTCGTCTTCGCGTGGATCGGCGAGTACGACGAGGGGGAGCGACAGGTCGTCCCCTGGGTGACGGGGAGCGCGGTCGAGGGGTGGCCGGTCTCCGAGACGTTCCCGGTCGACTCCGACGGCCCGGAAACGCTGGTCGAGCGCGTCCTGCGGTCGCGGGAGACCGCGGTCGTCCAGGACGCCGCCGAGCGGCCGGGGACGGTTCCGTGGGCCGACGCCGCCGCCGAGCACGGCTGCTCGGCGTGTATCCTGGCGCCGCTGATGGCCGGGGACGAGCGCTACGGCGTGCTCGGGGCGTACTCGCGGACGCCGATCGGCGACGGCGAGCGGGCCGCGGTCGCGGAGATAGCCGGGAGCGTCTCGAACGTCCTCCACTCGATGGCCCTGGAGGGGCGGATCGAACAGCAGGAGCGGACGCTCCACCGGTACGAGCGCCTCGTCGAAACCGTCGGCGACGGGATGTACGCGCTGGACGAGGACGGCCACTTTATGACCGTCAACAACGGGCTGGTCGGGATGACGGCGTACAGCCGCGAGGGGCTGCTCGGCGAGCACGTCTCCATCGTCATGGACGAGGACGACGTCGAGGCTGGCCGCGACCGGATACGCGAACTGCTGTGCGAGGACGGCCCGGACGCGACGGCGATGGAGATGGACGTCCACACCAAGGACGGGCGGACGATCCCCTGCGAGAACCAGATCGCCCTCCTGGTCGACGACGACGGCCGCTTCAACGGCACCGTCGGCGTGCTCCGGGACATCACCGAGCGGAAGCGCCGCGAGCGCGAACTCCGCCGGCAGAACGAGCGCCTGGAGGCGTTCGCCGAGATCGTGAGCCACGACCTCCGGAACCCGCTGTCGGTCGCGCAGGGGTACGTCGACCTGGCGCTGGAGAGCGGGAGCACGGACCGACTGGACAACGTCGACGAGGCGCTCTCACGGATGGAGGACATCATCGGCGACGTGCTGGCGCTGGCCCGGCACGGACAGACCGTCACCGAACCGGAGGCGGTCGACCTGACCGAGGCCGTCGAGACGGCATGGGGCAACGTCAGCACGGAGGCGGCGAGCCTCTCGCTTGGCGAACTGGGCGTCGTCGCGGCCGACCGGTCGCGGCTGTTGCGCCTGCTGGAGAACCTGTTCCGCAACGCCGTCGAGCACGGCGGGAGCGACGTCACCGTCACGGTGGCCCCGCTGGCGGCCGGCGACGACCTCGGTGGCGGGTTCTACGTCGCGGACGACGGGCGGGGGATGCCCGACCACGTCCGCGAGCACGCCTTCGACTCGGAGTTCACCACGTCCGAGGAGGGGCTGGGGATCGGCCTGTGGGTGGTTCGGGAGGTCGCACACGCCCACGGCTGGACGGTGACTGCGACGGAAAGCGAGGGCGGGGGCGCGCGCTTCGAGTTCGCGGACGTCGACCGCGAGGCGTGA
- a CDS encoding sensor histidine kinase: protein MRLRTKLFAVFLALSLILTGVLAFEYQSHRDRVLTQAEADAENDASVTASQLDERIDAGRETLVTAVAHPAMARHGSATQAARVDALADETDFNGVSVVNRSGYLVAIDGESRTNVSGRYLGERRYVRRALAGEAFVSDPFEAETGNTIVVLSVPIRENGTVAGTLNAAIYLSNASFFASLPAADEGDRTVTVTADGRTLYRSDPPADETVTGTATMAATGWEVTVDRDRAAVLDSVRRLLYGQTLPTGAVFLLLVACVAWLYRNDIRKVEKLAAGVAALERRQYDRGPDLGGSDEWEQLDDAFSRLSKTLAERETMLLVLNRVLRHNLRNSLTVILGRAKLIEESASDEGTRRNAAEIRAAADELGSLSEKARTTEDLLVPPSDTEAIEIDLADLARRVVGAHRVVGPDAEFHLSAPATAPVRAGPELEQAVDELVGNALAHAGKRPRIAVTVERRDGRTEIRVADDGPGIPPDEQAILLGEREISQLHHSGGLGLWLADWIASRYDGELDIDCDGGTTVTLRFESA from the coding sequence ATGCGACTTCGAACGAAGCTCTTTGCCGTGTTTCTCGCCCTCTCGCTGATACTGACCGGCGTTCTCGCGTTCGAGTACCAGTCGCATCGGGACAGGGTGTTGACCCAGGCGGAGGCCGACGCCGAGAACGACGCGTCCGTCACCGCGTCGCAACTCGACGAGCGGATCGACGCCGGCCGGGAGACGCTCGTCACCGCCGTCGCCCACCCGGCGATGGCCCGCCACGGCTCGGCGACGCAGGCGGCGCGCGTCGACGCGCTCGCCGACGAAACCGACTTCAACGGCGTCTCCGTCGTCAACCGGAGCGGGTACCTCGTCGCCATCGACGGCGAGTCCCGAACGAACGTCTCGGGCAGGTACCTCGGCGAGCGGCGGTACGTCCGCCGCGCGCTCGCGGGCGAGGCGTTCGTGAGCGACCCCTTCGAGGCCGAGACTGGCAACACCATCGTCGTGTTGAGCGTCCCGATCCGGGAGAACGGGACGGTCGCCGGGACGCTGAACGCCGCGATCTACCTGTCGAACGCGTCGTTTTTCGCGTCGCTCCCCGCGGCCGACGAGGGCGACCGGACCGTCACCGTCACCGCTGACGGGCGAACGCTGTACCGGAGCGACCCGCCGGCCGACGAAACCGTCACCGGGACCGCGACGATGGCGGCGACCGGCTGGGAGGTCACCGTCGACCGGGACCGGGCGGCGGTCCTCGACAGCGTCCGGCGACTCCTCTACGGCCAGACCCTGCCGACGGGGGCGGTGTTTCTCCTGCTCGTCGCCTGCGTCGCCTGGCTGTACCGCAACGACATCCGCAAGGTCGAGAAGCTCGCGGCGGGTGTCGCGGCGCTCGAACGCCGGCAGTACGACCGGGGGCCGGACCTCGGCGGCAGCGACGAGTGGGAGCAACTCGACGACGCGTTCTCGCGGCTCTCGAAGACGCTGGCCGAGCGCGAGACGATGCTGCTCGTGTTGAACCGGGTGCTCCGGCACAACCTCCGCAACTCGCTGACGGTGATCCTCGGCCGGGCGAAACTCATCGAGGAGTCGGCGTCCGACGAGGGAACGCGGCGGAACGCCGCGGAGATCCGGGCGGCGGCCGACGAACTCGGGAGCCTGAGCGAGAAGGCCCGGACGACGGAGGATCTGCTGGTTCCCCCGTCCGACACGGAGGCGATCGAAATCGACCTGGCGGACCTGGCCCGGCGCGTCGTCGGCGCACACCGCGTGGTCGGCCCCGACGCGGAGTTTCACCTCTCCGCTCCCGCGACCGCGCCGGTGCGGGCCGGGCCGGAACTGGAGCAGGCGGTCGACGAACTGGTCGGGAACGCGCTCGCCCACGCCGGAAAGCGGCCGCGGATCGCGGTCACCGTCGAGCGGCGCGACGGACGGACCGAGATCCGCGTCGCCGACGACGGCCCCGGGATACCGCCGGACGAGCAGGCCATCCTGCTCGGCGAGCGGGAGATATCACAGCTCCACCACAGCGGGGGGCTCGGCCTGTGGCTGGCCGACTGGATCGCCAGCCGCTACGATGGCGAACTCGACATCGACTGCGACGGCGGGACGACGGTGACGCTCCGGTTCGAGAGCGCCTGA
- a CDS encoding HalX domain-containing protein → MPQDPPEVLVVDDESRLADLFAAWLGSEWSVETAYDGETALDLMSDSVEIVLLDRRMPGLSGDEVLQRIREAGYDCRVIMVTAVDPDFDIIEMGFDDYLVKPVSKEDLLDVADRMATRSEYAEVTQRYYALSSKKALLESEKSERDLANSEEYRDLCERTEELEKEVDETMSGLSDHDDFVGAFQDLQDE, encoded by the coding sequence ATGCCCCAAGACCCACCCGAAGTACTCGTCGTCGACGACGAATCGAGACTCGCCGACCTGTTCGCCGCGTGGCTCGGGAGCGAGTGGTCCGTCGAGACCGCCTACGACGGGGAGACGGCGCTCGACCTCATGTCCGATTCGGTCGAGATCGTACTGCTCGACCGCCGGATGCCGGGGCTGTCCGGCGACGAGGTGCTACAGCGGATCCGCGAGGCCGGGTACGACTGCCGCGTCATCATGGTGACGGCGGTCGACCCGGACTTCGACATCATCGAGATGGGGTTCGACGACTACCTCGTCAAGCCCGTCTCGAAGGAGGACCTCCTCGACGTCGCCGACCGCATGGCCACCCGGTCGGAGTACGCCGAGGTGACACAGCGGTACTACGCGCTGAGTTCGAAGAAGGCGCTGCTCGAGTCCGAGAAGTCCGAGCGCGACCTCGCCAACAGCGAGGAGTACCGGGACCTGTGCGAGCGGACGGAGGAACTCGAGAAGGAGGTCGACGAGACGATGTCGGGCCTCTCCGACCACGACGACTTCGTCGGGGCGTTCCAGGACCTCCAGGACGAGTGA
- a CDS encoding acyl-CoA dehydrogenase family protein produces the protein MELLDESLVPERARDVKEDAREFAAEHIEPNAEEYFESGEYPWEVLEAAQDAGLVAQDIGEEYGGRGLELVEILAIAEEFFRADAGIALTLQLASFGAEMVEEYGSEEQKEEYLRPVAECEQITGLAVSEPETGSDLAGMQTRAEKDGDEYVLNGEKYWVGNAVEGDWLTVYARTGDDESNRYGNHSLFIVPTDADGYDAEHIPEKMGMRASKQGHIVFDDCRIPESNLVGHEGAGFYMLADFFNHGRVVVSGHGIGLAAAAIEEAWEFTHGRQAFGRDVSDFQAVQHGLADMRTEFESARSLAYRAAEKVAADDEAGLWAAMAKTKATETAVDCAEQGMQFHGGRSVLSDRRIARVYRDVRIPVIYEGANEIQRNLIYRQS, from the coding sequence ATGGAACTACTGGACGAGAGCCTCGTGCCGGAGCGCGCACGGGACGTGAAGGAGGACGCCCGCGAGTTCGCCGCGGAGCACATCGAGCCCAACGCCGAGGAGTACTTCGAGAGCGGGGAGTACCCCTGGGAGGTGCTGGAGGCGGCCCAGGACGCCGGCCTGGTCGCCCAGGACATCGGCGAGGAGTACGGCGGCCGCGGGCTGGAACTGGTCGAGATACTCGCCATCGCCGAGGAGTTCTTCCGGGCCGACGCCGGCATCGCGCTGACGCTCCAGCTCGCGAGCTTCGGCGCTGAGATGGTCGAGGAGTACGGGAGCGAGGAGCAAAAGGAGGAGTACCTCCGGCCCGTCGCGGAGTGCGAGCAGATCACGGGCCTCGCCGTCTCCGAGCCGGAGACCGGCAGCGACCTGGCCGGCATGCAGACCCGCGCCGAGAAGGACGGCGACGAGTACGTGCTGAACGGCGAGAAGTACTGGGTCGGCAACGCCGTTGAGGGCGACTGGCTCACCGTCTACGCCCGCACTGGCGACGACGAGTCGAACCGCTACGGCAACCACTCGCTTTTCATCGTGCCCACGGACGCCGACGGCTACGACGCGGAGCACATCCCCGAGAAGATGGGGATGCGCGCCTCGAAGCAGGGCCACATCGTGTTCGACGACTGCCGGATCCCCGAGTCGAACCTCGTCGGCCACGAGGGCGCGGGCTTCTACATGCTCGCGGACTTCTTCAACCACGGCCGCGTCGTCGTGTCGGGCCACGGCATCGGCCTCGCCGCGGCGGCCATCGAGGAGGCCTGGGAGTTCACCCACGGCCGGCAGGCGTTCGGCCGCGACGTGAGCGACTTCCAGGCGGTCCAGCACGGGCTGGCCGACATGCGCACGGAGTTCGAGTCCGCCCGGTCGCTGGCCTACCGCGCCGCCGAGAAGGTCGCCGCGGACGACGAGGCCGGCCTGTGGGCGGCGATGGCGAAGACGAAGGCGACCGAAACCGCCGTCGACTGCGCCGAGCAGGGGATGCAGTTCCACGGCGGCCGCTCGGTGCTGTCCGACCGCCGCATCGCCCGCGTCTACCGCGACGTGCGCATCCCGGTCATCTACGAGGGCGCAAACGAGATCCAGCGGAACCTGATCTACCGGCAGAGCTGA